The sequence CGGTGATCCCCACCATTTCTTCGGCGCGGCGCTCGGTCTCGGCCACCTCGTCTCTAACGTCGTCCGGATAATACACCTGTCCGGCCCGTACGGTTAGATGCGGGGTGATCATGCTGGGCCCGCTTTCCTGCCGTCCGTGGGCATCGGTAAACGTAAATCGGCCTTCTTCCAGGTCGAAAACGGCGATGTCGGCGACGCTTCCCTTCTTCAGCGTACCGATATCATCTGATCGGTTCAGTACTCCCGCGGGATTTGATGTCGTCTGGCGGACGATCTCCTCGAAATCCAGCCCCATGTTCAGCAGTTTGGATGCCGTTTCAGGAAGACTGTACACCGGCGATCTCAGGCTGTAGACGTGCAGGTCGGTACTGATCACGTCGGACAGGAAACCCAGTTCGACCGCCCTTTTGGCGATGCCGTAATGAAAACTCCCGGCGCCGTGGCCCAGGTCGAAGAACACGCCGCGTTCTCTGGCTTCGTATACCTCGGGAATCACCCGGTCGTCGTCGCCGAGGATATGATCTCCCTTGCCCTGGTAGCAGTGGGTCACAACATCGCCCGGACGTAGCAGCTCCAGAATATCCGGCAGGGCAACGCCCCTGTCGATGTGTACCATTACCCGGGTGTCTGCCATCTCGGCGGCTTCGACGGCCCGCCGGAGCGGCTCCACGCCGTGGCTTCCCACCTGGAACGCCCCCTGCCGGACCTTGACGCCGACGCAGTGACGCGGCCACATCGAAATGACCCGGGCGGTACGCTCGGGATCGGCGTTTTTAATGTCCTCCATCTCGCCGCGCATGGAATTCAGGAGCCCGATACTGCTGATATGGACAAAGGTGAGCACTTCGGTCCGGGAGGGTTCGACGATGAACTCGAGAAATCCGCGCAGGTTGGTCCATCCCGGACTTCCGGCGTCCACGATGGTGGTCACGCCGGTCGCCAGGCAGAGGGCGTCGGCCTTGATGCCGAAGGTCGTGGCGCCGGCGTAAACATGGGCGTGAAGATCGATCCAGCCGGGCGTAAGGTACTTTCCCGATACGTCAATGGTCGTCGATGCACCGGCTTCAATACGATCGGAAACCGCCACTATTTTGCCGTTTCTGATCCCGACGTCGCCTTTTCCGTTCTTCTGTTGGGAGGGATCGATGATCGTCGCGCCCGACAGCACCAGGTCGAAAGCCATGGTAAACCTCCGAAATCGGTTTCAAAGGGACGCGACGGTCCTGATACCGGTCAGCGCCCAAGTCATTGACATTTGCAAAGTATAATCATATCGTTTTGTCCCATCAATGGACTTAACCGAACCTAACCTGGTCCCGCCACTTCGAGGATGCATGTCATGGCGAGCGGTCTGACGGACCACCAGATCAATCAGTATCTTGAAGACGGCTTCCTGCCGATTGAAAGGCTGTTCGACCCCACTTCGCTCGATCCCTTGATCGCGGAATTGAACGAGGTCGTCGATACCTGGGCGGAGCGGTACCACGCGGAAGGGCGGCTGCCGGAACGGTTTGTGGACGAGCCCTTCGAACGGAGGCTAAACCGGATCCACGAGGCCATGGACGGCCAGTGCGGGGAATTGCACGAGGCCGTACTGGGAAAGCGTAAGACCGCGGGAATGTTTCACGTCATGACCCTGCCCGGGATCCTGAACGTGGTCGAATCCCTCATCGGCCCGGAGATCCTCGTCCATCCCCAGTTCAACTCCCGGGCCAAGCTTCCGGACAGGACGTCGGTCGTGGACTGGCACCAGGACATTGGGTTCCTGGAACCGGACGTGATGCAGACTTTCATGGTCAATTTCTGGCTGCCGTTGGTGGATACGAACGAACGCAACGGCTGCCTGGAGGTCATCCGCGGCAGTCACCGCAGTGAACGCCTGCCCTTCGAGGACTCACCCGAGAACATCGATCCCGGCGCTTTGCCCGCCGGCGAGCGGGTATCCTGTCCCATTCCCCGGGGCGGCGTGCTCCTTTTGCAGCACACCACGGTACACCGATCCGCGCCGAATTTCTCGGATCACATACGATGGAGCCTGGATATCCGGTACAGCGACTGGCGCAAGCCCACGGGAAGGGACGAGGTACCGGGCTTTATCGCCCGCAGCCGGTCCCATCCGGAGAAGGTCGCCACCGGACACGAGGCATGGCAGCGGGTGCTCGACCGGGTTTGAGGGTCCATCGACAACAATACCACAGACCTCCAGTCCGGCGTTCGAAACGAGGCGGACGAAAGACCTCCGTTTCTCCTGGCCATCGGACTTGGTCTCCAGTTCGCCCTGCTTACCGTCGGAAGCGTGTTCCTGAAAGTGGCCATCGTGAGCCGTGCCGGAGGCGCCGGTGAAGACTACCTTGCATGGGCGGTCTTCGCCGCCGCGGTGATCACCGGAACGACCACCATCATCCAGGTTTTGCGCGTAGGACGCGTCGGAGCAGGCTATGTGCTCCTGATGGGCACGTCCGGCAGTTTCATCGCGATCAGCATTTCGGCGCTGCTGGAGGGCGGTCCTGCGCTGATGGCAACCCTCATCATCGTCGCGTCGCTCTTCCAGTTCCTGCTTTCCGTCCGTCTTTCCTTGCTGCGCCGGGTCCTGACGCCGGTCGTTACGGGTACGGTCATCATGTTGATCCCGGTCTCGGTCACGCCCGTCGTTTTCAGGTTGCTGGGTGATGTTCCCGAAGGATTTCCGGAAACGTCCGCACCCGCCACGGTGCTCGCTACCCTGTTGGTGACCATATTCATCGCGTTGAAGGCCAAGTCGTCGCTGAGGCTATGGGCGCCGGTGATCGGCATGGTCACGGGGTCCCTCGTCGGCGGATACTATGGCTTGTACGACACGGAGCGCGTGATCGCCGCGCCCTGGCTCGGATTACCGGACGGCCACTGGCCGGGTATCGATCTCTCCTTCGGTACGGCCTTCTGGGCGCTGCTGCCCGCTTTCCTGTTTGTAACGCTGGTGGACGCCGTGGATACGATCGGCGATTCGGTCGCGATTCAGCGCATATCGTGGCGCCGGCCCCGGGCCGTGGACTATCGGGCGGTGCAGGGCGCCCTGGCCGCGGACGGCACGGGGAATTTCCTTTCCGGTCTGCTGGGCACCATACCCAACACCACCTATTCCTCAAGCATCGCGGTAACGGAACTGACCGGTGTGGCCTCCCGCATGGTCGGGGTGGTCGTGGGGGTGATCTACATCCTCGTCGCGTTTGTGCCAAAGGTCCCGGCGGTGGTCCTCGCCATACCGAATCCGGTCGTCGGCAGTTTCCTGCTCGTGTTGCTGGCTATCCTCTTCCTCATTGGCATGAAGCTGGTCATGCAGGACGGGATCGACTACCGAAAGGGGCTGGTGGTCGGGGTGGGCTTCTGGATCGGCGTGGGTTTTCAAAACGACGCGATATATCCCGCGCTGGTGGCCGACTTCGCGGGCGGTTTCCTGCGGAACGGGATGACTTCAGGCGGGCTTGCGGCGATCCTGATGACGCTGTTTCTGGAACTGGCCGCTCCCCGAAGGTACCGGATGGAGACCGCCCTCGATACCGCGGCGCTGCCGAAGATTCGGGCTTTTCTGGAGGCATTCGCCGCCCGGCAGGGCTGGGACAAGGAGACGGCGGACCGGCTCGTGGCCGCCAGCGAGGAAACGCTGTTGACGCTGAGTCCACGGGATAGCGAGACCGGCCAGCGCCGCCGGCTGCTCCTGGTCGTACGTCGCGAGGACTACAGCGCGATCCTGGAACTCGTCGCGGCCACCGGCGAAGGCAACCTCCAGGACCGGATCGAGCTGCTTGGCGACGCTCGAGCCGTGGAAACACCCGAAGAAATGGATGTGTCTCTGCGCCTCCTGAGGCACTTCGCTACTTCGGTCCGCCATCAGCAGTACCACGACACGGACATCATCACCCTCGAGGTCGATGTCCGGCAGCCGGATCCGGACGCATCACGTCGGTAGCGGACCGATCGGCACGCCCTGTGATTCACCAGGCGTTTCACCAGGCGTTGCTCCTTATGGAATGCCTTGACTCGATGGCACGTGCCTTTATTTTGCTAATTTCGTGCGTAATTCCAGTGCTCGTGAGCATTCCCATTCCTCGGTCGGCAGACCGATCCAAGTCCCTGCTACAAGGCCGTAGCACTTAATCTGAACAGGACCCTGCATGAACACAGATGCCTCAGCCCGCCAGTCAAGCGTTCGTTATGAAGCGGACGAACGTCCACCGCTTCTCCTGACCATCGGACTCGGACTCCAGATCGCCTTGCTTACGGTTGGGGGTGTGGTCCTGACCGTGGCCATCGTGAGCCGGGCCGGCGGCGCCAGCGAATCCTTCCTGACCTGGGGGGTGTTCGCCGCGGCGGCGATCAGCGGCACGACCACGGTTATTCAGGCCATTCGAGTCGGCCGCATCGGCGCGGGCTACGTACTCATGATGGGTACGTCGGGCAGCTTTATCGCGGTCTGCATCGGGGCGCTCGCGCAAGGCGGCCCCGCGCTGATGGCGACGCTCATCATCATCTCGTCGCTGTTCCAGTTCCTGCTGTCCGCACGCCTTTCCCTGTTGCGTAGGATTCTGACGCCGGCGGTCTCCGGGACGGTCATCATGCTGATCTCGGTCACGGTGATGCCCATCGCGTTCAACATGCTGAACCGGGTACCGGAAGGCATGCCGTCCTCCTCCGCTGCGGTCACGGCCCTGGCCACCGTGCTGGTCACCCTCGGCATCGCATTGAAGGCGAAGTCGTCGCTGCGCCTCTGGGCGCCCGTGATCGGCGTCGCCGCGGGGTCCATCGTGGGCGGATACTTCGGCCTGTACGATGCCGGACGGGTAGCCGCCGCATCCTGGCTGGGTCTTCCGGACGGGAGCTGGCCGGGCATCGATATCTCTTTCGGTCCCGCCTTCTGGGCGCTGCTCCCCGCCTTCATGTTCGTAACGCTGGTCGGCGCCGTGGAAACGATCGGCGACTCGGTCGCGATCCAGCGCGTTTCGTGGCGCAGGCCCCGGGCGGTGGATTACCGGGCCGTGCAGGGCGCCGTGGCCGCGGACGGCTTGGGCAACCTCCTGTCCGGTCTTATGGGCACAGTGCCTAATACGACCTATTCCTCAAGCATCGCGGTGACCGAGTTGACCGGCGTGGCTTCCCGCATGGTCGGCGTGGTCGTGGGGCTGGCCTTTGTCATGGTCGCGTTTATCCCGAAGTTCCTGGCGGTCGTCCTCGCCATTCCGGATCCCGTGGCCGGCGGCTTTCTGATCGTGCTGCTTTCCATGCTGTTCGTCATCGGCATGAAGTTGGTCTTGCAGGATGGGATCGACTACCGGAAGGGGCTGGTCGTAGGGGTGGGTTTCTGGATCGGTGTCGGTTTTCAGAATGACGCGATCTTTCCCGCGCTGGTCTCCGACTTCGCGGGCGGACTCCTGCGGAACGGCATGACGGCCGGCGGACTGACCGCGATACTCATG comes from Gemmatimonadota bacterium and encodes:
- a CDS encoding phytanoyl-CoA dioxygenase family protein, translated to MHVMASGLTDHQINQYLEDGFLPIERLFDPTSLDPLIAELNEVVDTWAERYHAEGRLPERFVDEPFERRLNRIHEAMDGQCGELHEAVLGKRKTAGMFHVMTLPGILNVVESLIGPEILVHPQFNSRAKLPDRTSVVDWHQDIGFLEPDVMQTFMVNFWLPLVDTNERNGCLEVIRGSHRSERLPFEDSPENIDPGALPAGERVSCPIPRGGVLLLQHTTVHRSAPNFSDHIRWSLDIRYSDWRKPTGRDEVPGFIARSRSHPEKVATGHEAWQRVLDRV
- a CDS encoding amidohydrolase/deacetylase family metallohydrolase, translated to MAFDLVLSGATIIDPSQQKNGKGDVGIRNGKIVAVSDRIEAGASTTIDVSGKYLTPGWIDLHAHVYAGATTFGIKADALCLATGVTTIVDAGSPGWTNLRGFLEFIVEPSRTEVLTFVHISSIGLLNSMRGEMEDIKNADPERTARVISMWPRHCVGVKVRQGAFQVGSHGVEPLRRAVEAAEMADTRVMVHIDRGVALPDILELLRPGDVVTHCYQGKGDHILGDDDRVIPEVYEARERGVFFDLGHGAGSFHYGIAKRAVELGFLSDVISTDLHVYSLRSPVYSLPETASKLLNMGLDFEEIVRQTTSNPAGVLNRSDDIGTLKKGSVADIAVFDLEEGRFTFTDAHGRQESGPSMITPHLTVRAGQVYYPDDVRDEVAETERRAEEMVGIT